In Legionella cardiaca, a genomic segment contains:
- a CDS encoding sulfurtransferase TusA family protein: protein MAHYNLDARRLLCPMPVIKTQNMAKKLKHGDTLTVIATDPGSQHDLPCWCRINGHKLIECKEMDEEIHITLELIKDKE, encoded by the coding sequence ATGGCCCATTATAATTTAGATGCGCGTCGCCTTCTGTGTCCGATGCCAGTGATTAAAACACAAAATATGGCGAAAAAATTAAAACATGGTGATACATTAACTGTCATTGCCACGGATCCTGGCTCCCAACATGATCTTCCCTGTTGGTGTCGAATTAATGGCCATAAGCTTATTGAATGTAAAGAAATGGATGAAGAAATTCATATCACATTAGAGTTAATAAAGGACAAGGAATGA
- a CDS encoding polymorphic toxin type 43 domain-containing protein → MKAKNELQDKVIAKTKWGNRYGVAAIILGEPCGYPLGVIKDRSSKAVIDLNVLFLKNGKDEGSDLGFIDFVFDHKTGFIGITFSKNFNPFGHDGIADALLSPGWTGSDPRRAAIVGGRIAFLNGMFFSTEWSGHYGDLWNESIIGQFQSTFYWTTKQPIQHIKWKDDAPAEAPAEGEIVPHQAAEKLSARLLVSCGIFAVNNRTTADGVKANTPLSQKLSETVASYLPSGGKFAANNGATAERVNADTPLGDDLSEVVVSYLPKTR, encoded by the coding sequence ATGAAAGCCAAGAATGAACTTCAAGATAAAGTAATTGCAAAAACAAAATGGGGTAATCGTTATGGCGTGGCTGCAATTATTTTAGGTGAGCCTTGTGGATATCCTTTAGGAGTTATAAAAGATAGATCCTCTAAAGCTGTCATTGATCTCAACGTTTTATTTTTAAAAAATGGAAAGGATGAAGGTTCTGATCTTGGTTTTATTGATTTTGTGTTTGATCACAAGACGGGTTTTATTGGCATAACATTTAGTAAAAATTTCAATCCCTTTGGTCATGACGGCATTGCCGATGCGTTACTATCTCCTGGATGGACAGGGAGTGATCCAAGACGCGCTGCAATTGTCGGTGGTCGAATCGCATTTTTAAATGGTATGTTTTTCAGTACGGAATGGAGCGGCCATTACGGCGATCTGTGGAATGAAAGTATAATTGGCCAATTTCAAAGTACCTTTTATTGGACAACAAAACAGCCTATTCAGCACATTAAATGGAAAGATGATGCTCCTGCAGAAGCCCCGGCGGAAGGGGAGATTGTACCTCATCAGGCTGCGGAGAAACTTAGTGCGCGTCTGTTAGTATCCTGTGGGATATTTGCTGTCAATAATCGTACCACCGCAGATGGTGTGAAGGCTAACACGCCTTTGAGCCAGAAGCTTTCTGAGACTGTTGCTTCCTATTTGCCATCTGGTGGAAAGTTTGCTGCTAATAATGGTGCTACTGCGGAGAGGGTTAATGCTGACACTCCTTTAGGCGATGATCTTTCAGAGGTAGTGGTTTCCTATCTGCCAAAAACAAGATAG
- a CDS encoding GNAT family N-acetyltransferase — protein sequence MLITKELAFKIETCIKQSHLQFTRQHTNGCLLEVGSGTAFFSGENSFFSQVIAWGFTTDYDKIGAELDAIEAFYRHQQHRQIDIELSPLVGNIFAHKLSSRGYLVSEMNNISVLDLSAFEASEVKENQSFTIEKINKNQLKLWAQCIALGFEYEEAWEQFYLYAMTENVIPFGAFLNNQLVAGGTIAIHNGICDLGITSTLPNYRGRGLQKALLYKRIEYAVQKKAMIASVTTEPGSISDLNIQKMGFQIAYTRIKFSCPLD from the coding sequence ATGTTGATCACAAAAGAGCTCGCTTTTAAAATTGAAACCTGCATAAAACAAAGTCATCTTCAGTTTACCAGGCAGCATACCAATGGTTGTTTATTGGAAGTAGGCTCTGGTACTGCTTTTTTCTCAGGAGAAAATTCATTTTTTTCTCAGGTTATCGCTTGGGGATTTACTACAGACTACGACAAAATTGGTGCTGAGCTTGATGCAATAGAAGCTTTCTATCGCCACCAGCAACATCGACAAATTGATATCGAACTTAGTCCTTTGGTTGGTAATATTTTTGCGCATAAGTTAAGCAGTCGCGGCTATTTGGTTTCAGAAATGAATAACATTTCTGTACTTGATTTAAGCGCTTTTGAAGCTAGCGAAGTGAAGGAAAATCAGTCCTTCACAATAGAAAAAATTAATAAAAATCAATTAAAGTTATGGGCTCAGTGTATTGCTTTGGGATTTGAATATGAAGAGGCTTGGGAGCAATTTTACCTTTATGCAATGACAGAAAATGTCATACCCTTTGGTGCTTTCCTTAACAATCAATTAGTTGCTGGCGGCACAATTGCCATTCATAACGGGATATGTGATTTAGGAATTACAAGCACATTACCAAATTATCGTGGAAGAGGACTTCAGAAGGCCTTGTTGTATAAACGTATAGAATATGCAGTGCAAAAGAAGGCAATGATTGCCTCAGTGACCACTGAGCCAGGATCAATATCTGATTTAAATATTCAAAAAATGGGATTCCAAATAGCCTATACCCGAATAAAATTTAGTTGTCCCCTTGATTAA
- a CDS encoding AI-2E family transporter — MAKNIENKGGNPIISFTAGLILVSLIGYLLYAGRSLLIPLVIAIFIWHLLNTIHNAVQRMPFVGRRLPNWLSMVLALLVVALLVKILIDIITNNVNDVIEASSRYQENLTNILNNMDKRFHVKTLANVDNFLQDLSVQRILVNIYGVFTTITGSAVLIALYVVFLFVEQHFFRQKLNALISQKGHRQLVNNIITHIVKDTQTYLGLKTLLSITTAMASWIIMKAVGLDFAEFWALLIFFLNFIPNIGAILATAFPMLLALIQFQSWVPFVIITSGIVAIQFIVGNLVEPRFLGKSLNLSALVILIALALWGAIWGILGMFLSVPITVMMMIIFAHFDATRPIAIMLSQDGYIKKAYETL, encoded by the coding sequence ATGGCTAAAAACATAGAAAATAAGGGTGGAAATCCAATAATAAGTTTTACGGCGGGCTTGATTTTAGTATCGCTCATTGGCTATTTGCTTTATGCAGGGCGCAGTTTACTCATTCCACTGGTGATTGCCATCTTTATTTGGCATTTACTTAATACTATTCATAATGCTGTGCAGCGCATGCCATTTGTTGGCCGACGCTTGCCAAACTGGCTTAGCATGGTTTTGGCACTACTCGTTGTCGCTCTTCTGGTAAAAATTTTAATTGATATTATTACCAATAACGTGAATGACGTAATTGAAGCTTCTTCGCGCTATCAAGAGAATTTAACCAATATTCTTAATAATATGGATAAGCGTTTCCACGTTAAGACTTTGGCCAATGTTGATAATTTTTTACAAGATTTAAGTGTGCAGCGAATTTTAGTAAATATTTATGGTGTATTTACGACAATCACTGGATCTGCTGTACTTATCGCTCTCTATGTGGTCTTTCTTTTTGTTGAGCAGCATTTCTTTAGACAAAAACTCAATGCTTTAATTTCGCAAAAAGGGCATCGACAGCTAGTGAATAATATCATCACGCACATTGTTAAAGATACCCAAACCTATTTGGGATTAAAAACATTACTTAGTATTACGACAGCAATGGCCAGTTGGATTATCATGAAAGCAGTAGGATTAGATTTTGCTGAATTTTGGGCCTTATTAATCTTCTTCCTAAATTTTATTCCTAATATTGGCGCTATCCTCGCAACAGCATTTCCCATGTTATTGGCTTTAATTCAATTTCAGAGTTGGGTCCCTTTTGTCATTATTACCTCGGGAATTGTGGCGATACAATTTATCGTTGGTAATTTGGTTGAGCCCCGTTTTCTTGGTAAATCGCTCAATTTAAGTGCGTTGGTCATTCTTATTGCTTTGGCATTGTGGGGAGCAATATGGGGGATTTTGGGAATGTTTTTATCAGTGCCGATTACGGTGATGATGATGATTATTTTTGCTCATTTTGATGCGACGCGTCCCATAGCGATTATGTTATCGCAAGACGGTTACATCAAGAAAGCTTATGAAACATTGTAG
- a CDS encoding tRNA (5-methylaminomethyl-2-thiouridylate)-methyltransferase translates to MSKRKAVALISGGLDSMLAVKVIQEQGIHVEGINFYTGFCHSGHTSAIRNRKSEKPPRNDALWVAEQLGIQLHIIDIVEPYKEILLNPKHGYGKNVNPCLDCKIFMVKEAYQWMLENNFDFIITGEVIGQRPKSQRSATMPLIAEKSGAEDRLLRPLCAKLLPPTLPEREGWVNRDALLDFKGRNRKPQLGLAAAMDIEEFAQPAGGCCVLTDENYTRRLRDMWEHRDTRDYDLEDIILLKAGRHIRPMSHYKMIIARDEAESNFLTGYRKQFTHMQIRDHRGPMILIEGQPEPEDFITCARIAGRFCSGRDEATVTVDLFHLDGQTEALTVQPLRAEEIPQNWYL, encoded by the coding sequence ATGTCAAAACGTAAAGCCGTGGCGCTCATTTCTGGCGGGCTGGATTCCATGCTTGCTGTTAAAGTTATTCAAGAACAAGGAATTCATGTCGAAGGAATAAATTTCTATACTGGTTTTTGCCATTCAGGTCATACTTCAGCCATTCGGAATCGAAAGAGTGAAAAGCCCCCGCGTAACGATGCGCTTTGGGTTGCCGAGCAACTCGGTATTCAACTTCATATTATTGACATTGTTGAACCTTACAAAGAAATTTTGCTTAATCCTAAACACGGTTATGGTAAAAATGTTAATCCCTGTTTAGATTGTAAAATCTTTATGGTTAAGGAAGCCTATCAATGGATGTTAGAAAATAACTTTGATTTTATTATTACGGGTGAGGTCATTGGTCAACGTCCCAAATCCCAACGTAGTGCAACAATGCCCTTAATTGCAGAAAAATCAGGAGCCGAAGATCGCTTGTTACGTCCTTTATGTGCCAAATTATTACCACCTACACTACCCGAAAGAGAAGGATGGGTTAATCGTGATGCGCTGTTAGATTTTAAAGGACGTAACCGCAAACCCCAATTAGGTCTTGCGGCAGCGATGGATATTGAAGAGTTTGCTCAACCTGCGGGCGGGTGTTGCGTCTTAACAGATGAAAATTATACTCGCCGCTTACGCGATATGTGGGAACATCGCGATACACGGGATTATGATCTCGAAGATATTATTCTTTTGAAAGCAGGCAGACATATCCGCCCCATGTCACATTACAAAATGATCATTGCTCGAGATGAAGCGGAAAGTAATTTTTTGACAGGTTATCGCAAGCAATTTACCCATATGCAGATTCGTGATCATCGTGGACCTATGATTTTAATTGAAGGACAACCAGAGCCTGAGGATTTTATTACTTGTGCGCGTATTGCAGGGCGTTTTTGTTCTGGCCGTGATGAAGCAACTGTTACTGTCGATTTATTTCACTTAGATGGACAAACAGAAGCATTAACTGTACAACCCTTACGTGCTGAAGAAATTCCCCAAAACTGGTATTTGTGA
- a CDS encoding ZIP family metal transporter — protein MATATLKIIFAIILFIVIVLAGWYPFKKKIAGDGHIDFPIGETLATGVFLGAALLHMLPESSLMFHEMGYHYPFAFIITGAVFLIFLWFEHLGKELYHHHDASHPAFAILAWCMLSVHSIMLGAALGFNHSNSMIIMLFLAIITHKWAESFAIAIQLNKSSLSRKQSLAFFLSFCLMTPLGIFIGWYFGHGVETNSLFDPILISASAGTFLYLGTLHGLERCVMVERCCNLRDFSFVIIGFLLMASVATYV, from the coding sequence ATGGCTACGGCCACTTTGAAAATAATTTTTGCCATCATTCTTTTTATCGTGATTGTTTTGGCTGGATGGTATCCATTTAAGAAAAAAATCGCCGGTGATGGCCATATTGATTTCCCTATCGGTGAAACGTTAGCAACAGGCGTTTTCTTAGGGGCTGCATTGCTACATATGTTGCCAGAGTCCAGCTTGATGTTTCATGAAATGGGTTATCATTACCCGTTCGCATTCATTATTACTGGTGCTGTATTTTTAATCTTTCTATGGTTTGAACATTTAGGCAAAGAATTATATCACCATCATGATGCCAGCCATCCAGCGTTCGCTATACTCGCCTGGTGCATGCTTTCAGTGCATTCGATAATGCTTGGAGCAGCTTTGGGGTTTAATCATAGCAACTCCATGATTATTATGTTGTTCCTGGCAATTATCACCCATAAATGGGCTGAAAGTTTTGCCATCGCCATACAACTGAATAAAAGCTCCTTAAGCCGTAAACAGAGTCTGGCATTTTTTCTAAGTTTCTGCTTAATGACTCCTTTAGGTATTTTTATTGGCTGGTATTTCGGTCACGGTGTAGAAACCAATTCATTGTTCGATCCCATTTTAATCTCCGCCTCTGCGGGCACATTTCTTTATTTAGGCACGCTGCATGGTCTGGAGCGCTGTGTAATGGTGGAGCGTTGCTGTAATTTACGTGATTTTAGTTTTGTAATTATTGGCTTTCTGCTTATGGCTTCGGTAGCAACTTATGTCTAA
- a CDS encoding cation diffusion facilitator family transporter, producing MTQHERYQQAKKITLLGALINALLGFIKLIGGIFYHSHALVADGIHSFSDLITDIMVLFASKYGSQDADESHPYGHQRIETAATLLLALLLILAGAGIAWDSLDEIIHKTHDKPGWIALPIALLSILANEILFHWTHRVGKRIQSSLVIANAWHHRSDAASSIVVSLGLIGTLLGFIYLDAVAAIIVSLMIIKMGLSYGWDSVKELIDTAVDFETLKQIEETIQAVHGVERIHQLRSRLMGGDILIDVHILVSPYISVSEGHYIAQHVHRALLNKLKRVKDVTVHVDPEDDEITCPSLHLPSRETLQKQLLSTWKKDYPSLSSWTLHYLDGKMTIDLIFNQEQTNWQSLSERITKDLSAQKDITQVRLFSQQEMTNHEKN from the coding sequence ATGACACAACATGAACGTTATCAGCAAGCCAAAAAAATTACTCTTCTAGGCGCTTTAATTAATGCACTCCTGGGTTTTATCAAACTAATCGGCGGAATTTTTTATCATTCCCACGCGTTGGTTGCTGATGGCATTCATTCATTTTCTGATCTTATTACGGATATAATGGTCTTGTTTGCTTCCAAATATGGAAGCCAGGATGCTGATGAGTCTCATCCTTATGGACATCAGCGTATTGAAACTGCAGCTACCCTTCTTCTTGCGTTACTACTCATTCTCGCAGGAGCAGGGATTGCCTGGGATTCTCTCGATGAGATAATTCATAAAACGCATGATAAACCAGGTTGGATTGCCCTTCCTATTGCCCTTCTTTCTATTTTGGCGAATGAGATTTTATTTCATTGGACTCACCGGGTTGGCAAGCGCATTCAATCCTCTTTAGTGATTGCAAATGCCTGGCATCATCGTTCTGATGCCGCCTCGTCAATTGTGGTTTCTCTGGGCCTTATTGGTACGCTACTAGGCTTTATTTATCTTGATGCAGTAGCTGCCATTATCGTATCCCTCATGATTATAAAAATGGGGCTTAGTTATGGCTGGGATAGTGTGAAAGAATTAATTGATACAGCTGTTGACTTTGAGACTCTAAAGCAAATAGAAGAGACTATTCAAGCTGTACATGGTGTGGAGCGAATTCATCAACTGCGCAGTCGCCTCATGGGAGGTGATATTCTGATAGATGTACATATCCTTGTCTCTCCCTATATCTCAGTCTCGGAAGGACATTATATCGCCCAGCATGTTCATAGGGCGTTGCTTAACAAACTCAAACGGGTAAAGGATGTAACTGTTCATGTCGACCCTGAAGATGATGAAATTACTTGTCCCTCTCTGCACTTGCCAAGTCGCGAAACATTGCAAAAACAACTACTAAGCACCTGGAAGAAAGATTATCCTTCTCTTTCGAGTTGGACCCTTCATTATCTTGATGGCAAAATGACTATCGATTTAATCTTTAACCAGGAACAAACAAACTGGCAATCTTTATCTGAGCGTATTACTAAGGACTTAAGTGCACAAAAAGATATTACCCAAGTACGTTTATTCAGTCAGCAGGAAATGACTAATCATGAAAAAAACTAA
- a CDS encoding Maf family protein — protein sequence MSKFLTQHPLILASASPIRINLLASLGLKFEIVPANCNEDAIKKNLSPLSSMLALASTLARSKALDVSNRFPSHFVIAADQLCIIGNKYLDKPLTHETAMMHLRLLSGKTHQQLSAYCIAKEGHILWENHDIATLTMRELNDSTIDAYLKQEQPYHSCGAYHFEGLGKWLFTEIQGSESTIQGLPLFPLAQALVKVAAVSMA from the coding sequence ATGTCTAAATTTCTCACACAGCATCCTCTTATTTTGGCCTCTGCGTCACCAATTCGTATAAACCTTCTCGCATCTTTAGGTTTAAAGTTTGAGATAGTTCCCGCCAACTGTAATGAGGACGCTATTAAAAAAAATTTAAGCCCGCTATCCAGCATGCTAGCCTTAGCGAGTACGCTAGCACGCAGCAAGGCATTAGACGTCAGTAACCGCTTTCCTTCCCATTTTGTCATTGCTGCTGACCAACTTTGTATTATCGGTAATAAATACCTTGATAAGCCATTGACTCATGAGACAGCGATGATGCATCTTCGGCTTCTAAGTGGTAAAACTCATCAGCAACTGTCTGCCTATTGCATTGCTAAAGAGGGACATATCCTTTGGGAAAATCATGATATCGCCACGCTAACAATGCGAGAGTTAAACGATAGTACCATCGATGCTTATTTAAAGCAGGAACAGCCTTATCACAGCTGCGGCGCTTATCATTTTGAAGGATTAGGCAAATGGTTATTTACAGAAATTCAGGGAAGTGAAAGTACTATTCAAGGATTGCCTTTGTTTCCCTTGGCTCAAGCATTAGTAAAAGTTGCAGCCGTGAGCATGGCCTAG
- the recG gene encoding ATP-dependent DNA helicase RecG — MLQQSCEILAGVGPTLAAKLSKCGINTVADLLFHLPYRYQDRTRITPICDLRPNDWCVVAGRVCKTEVKYGKRMMLYCYIEDKTGLLKLRFFHFNKQQIKGLNESVIIRAFGEVREFSNSLEMIHPEYQLLANEEDCVVDETLTPIYPSTQGLSQTRLRQLVKIALASYREHLHTLEWMNPQEIATHHFYPLPTAIELLHNPPPDTSLVALEEGNHPAFKRLAFDELLAQRLSLQFARHHREMLSAPVFPPANELRQAFLKRLPFSLTIAQQRVSDEIAADLTQAKPMLRLVQGDVGSGKTVVAALATLQAIASGYQVALMAPTELLSEQHATTLQSWLSPLGLTCCRLSGKMKLSERKETLAMLNKGECHLLVGTHALFQEEVQFAKLGLIIIDEQHRFGVEQRLLLQQKGQQATSVPHQLLMTATPIPRTLAMTQFAHLDLSIIDELPPGRTPVTTAVVSQEKREPIIERLQAAITNGRQAYWVCTLIEESEKLQCMAATATAQNLQAQLPNIRVGLVHGRMKSIEKEATMLAFKEGELDLLVATTVIEVGVDVPNASLMIIENAERLGLSQLHQLRGRVGRGSTQSHCLLLYQAPLSQLGAERLRVMRSTTDGFVIAEKDLQLRGAGEVLGTRQTGYRQFKIADLQRDQALLPLVAAIAKKLIIEQPLLAQAIAKRWLGNFEQFFQS; from the coding sequence GTGTTACAACAATCTTGTGAAATTTTAGCAGGCGTTGGCCCGACATTAGCAGCTAAATTAAGTAAATGCGGTATTAATACCGTTGCTGATCTTTTATTTCATCTTCCCTATCGTTATCAAGACAGGACACGTATCACGCCTATTTGTGATTTACGCCCTAACGACTGGTGTGTCGTTGCAGGCAGAGTATGTAAAACAGAAGTTAAGTATGGCAAGCGGATGATGCTTTATTGTTATATTGAGGACAAAACAGGCCTCTTGAAGTTACGTTTTTTTCATTTCAATAAACAGCAAATTAAAGGACTTAATGAAAGTGTTATAATACGTGCCTTTGGTGAAGTACGTGAATTTTCCAATTCATTGGAAATGATTCATCCTGAATACCAACTTCTGGCGAATGAAGAAGATTGTGTCGTTGACGAAACACTAACACCAATTTATCCCTCAACTCAAGGCCTTAGCCAAACCCGTTTACGCCAACTGGTTAAAATTGCCTTAGCCAGTTATCGCGAGCATTTGCACACCCTGGAATGGATGAATCCTCAGGAAATAGCAACGCATCATTTTTATCCTTTACCAACGGCAATTGAGCTGCTGCATAATCCACCGCCAGACACGTCATTAGTCGCCCTTGAAGAAGGCAATCATCCCGCTTTTAAGCGGCTTGCTTTTGATGAATTACTGGCACAGCGTTTAAGTCTACAATTTGCCAGGCACCATCGCGAAATGCTATCAGCCCCTGTCTTTCCTCCCGCTAACGAGTTACGACAAGCTTTTCTAAAGCGGCTACCTTTTTCTTTAACTATTGCCCAGCAACGCGTCAGTGATGAAATTGCCGCTGATTTAACTCAAGCAAAACCTATGCTTCGCCTTGTGCAAGGTGACGTAGGCTCGGGAAAAACCGTGGTAGCAGCGCTAGCCACCTTGCAAGCAATTGCCAGCGGCTACCAGGTAGCTCTCATGGCTCCTACTGAATTATTGAGTGAGCAACATGCAACAACACTCCAATCCTGGCTTTCCCCTTTAGGCTTAACTTGTTGTCGACTTAGCGGAAAAATGAAGCTTTCTGAGCGGAAAGAGACATTAGCAATGCTTAATAAGGGTGAATGCCATTTATTAGTAGGTACACATGCCTTATTTCAAGAGGAAGTCCAGTTTGCGAAGCTTGGCTTAATTATTATTGATGAGCAACATCGTTTTGGGGTCGAACAACGCTTGTTATTACAGCAAAAAGGACAGCAGGCAACTTCTGTCCCACATCAACTGTTAATGACTGCAACTCCTATTCCAAGAACCTTGGCCATGACGCAATTTGCTCATCTTGATTTATCAATCATTGATGAATTACCTCCTGGTCGCACTCCTGTAACAACCGCTGTAGTTAGTCAAGAAAAAAGAGAGCCCATTATTGAGCGCTTGCAGGCGGCAATAACTAATGGCCGTCAGGCTTATTGGGTTTGCACCTTGATTGAAGAGTCTGAGAAACTGCAATGTATGGCGGCCACCGCAACAGCTCAAAATCTGCAAGCACAATTGCCAAATATCCGCGTGGGTTTAGTCCATGGTCGCATGAAGTCCATAGAGAAAGAAGCAACAATGCTGGCATTTAAAGAAGGCGAACTTGATCTTTTAGTAGCCACAACAGTGATTGAAGTGGGTGTTGATGTCCCGAATGCCAGCCTTATGATCATTGAAAACGCAGAACGCTTAGGTTTATCGCAATTACATCAATTACGCGGCAGAGTTGGTCGCGGCAGCACACAATCACATTGTTTATTACTTTATCAAGCTCCTCTGTCGCAATTGGGCGCTGAACGCTTACGCGTGATGCGTTCCACTACGGATGGCTTTGTCATTGCCGAAAAAGACTTACAATTACGGGGCGCTGGAGAAGTATTAGGTACCCGTCAAACAGGGTATCGACAGTTTAAAATAGCTGACTTACAACGTGACCAGGCTCTTTTGCCCTTAGTGGCAGCGATTGCCAAAAAATTAATCATTGAGCAGCCACTTTTGGCCCAAGCCATTGCTAAGCGCTGGTTAGGAAATTTTGAGCAATTTTTTCAAAGTTAA
- a CDS encoding patatin-like phospholipase family protein, with product MAQTSNKKTKPAHKKALGLLNKPEKATKQKQTYERIACVFQGGGALGAYQVGAFRAIHERGYHPNFLAGVSIGAINSAIIAGNPKEKQIEKLYEFWDTIAPKLWLDLHSNYDVFDWTHHMHNRMGALYSVFFGLDGFFKPRLIPPNPLTSDTPDKLSYYDTSELRKTLMNLIDFDRINDKKITLCLGAVNITSGEMEFFNNQLITITPDHVMASGALPPGFPAIKIGDDYFWDGGIYANTPLVTVLDALPEQDTLCFVVDCFSLKGPLPQTMDQLEERQKDIRYASHSRRLTNVYTSRQNLQAAINFLGNKLTPEAKADPEVQKILDLGHEKRFSVVHIIYNGTPYSHSFKDYNFIRSAINIRLNTGYENATEVLNNPEWETKSDKKLACSIYGVTSEYFDQH from the coding sequence ATGGCTCAAACTTCAAATAAAAAAACTAAACCAGCTCATAAAAAAGCACTTGGTCTTCTTAACAAACCTGAAAAAGCAACAAAACAAAAGCAAACCTATGAACGTATCGCTTGTGTATTTCAAGGAGGCGGCGCTCTTGGTGCTTATCAGGTTGGAGCTTTCCGTGCCATACATGAACGCGGTTATCACCCTAACTTTCTTGCTGGCGTTTCAATTGGCGCTATCAATAGCGCTATCATTGCTGGCAATCCAAAAGAAAAACAAATTGAAAAGCTATATGAATTTTGGGATACCATTGCCCCTAAATTATGGCTAGATCTTCATAGCAACTATGATGTTTTTGACTGGACACATCATATGCATAATCGCATGGGAGCTTTATATTCAGTTTTTTTTGGTTTGGATGGCTTTTTTAAACCTCGTCTCATCCCACCTAACCCTTTAACGAGTGATACCCCTGATAAATTAAGTTATTACGATACTTCTGAGTTACGCAAAACGTTAATGAATTTAATTGACTTCGATAGGATTAATGATAAAAAAATCACACTTTGCTTAGGCGCAGTGAACATCACATCAGGGGAAATGGAGTTTTTTAATAATCAACTTATCACCATCACCCCCGATCATGTTATGGCCAGTGGTGCTCTGCCACCAGGTTTTCCAGCAATTAAAATTGGAGACGACTACTTTTGGGATGGTGGAATTTACGCAAATACACCGTTAGTCACTGTTCTCGATGCATTACCTGAGCAGGACACACTATGCTTTGTAGTGGATTGTTTTAGTTTAAAGGGACCATTACCTCAAACCATGGATCAGCTGGAAGAACGGCAAAAAGATATTCGTTATGCCAGTCATTCACGCCGTTTAACCAATGTGTATACAAGCCGCCAAAACTTACAGGCAGCGATTAACTTTTTGGGTAATAAATTAACCCCTGAAGCCAAAGCAGATCCCGAGGTACAAAAGATTTTAGACCTGGGACATGAAAAACGATTCAGTGTTGTGCATATTATTTATAACGGCACACCTTATTCACATTCTTTCAAGGATTATAACTTTATCCGTTCAGCTATTAACATACGTTTAAATACCGGTTATGAAAATGCTACCGAAGTATTAAATAACCCTGAATGGGAGACAAAATCGGACAAAAAATTAGCTTGTTCCATTTATGGGGTTACCTCAGAGTATTTTGATCAACATTAA
- a CDS encoding D-2-hydroxyacid dehydrogenase, whose amino-acid sequence MKKTNIVVLDSKPLINDGLSLAKLYELGDVKLYDKTPAELVIEHAHDADIVITNKVKFTEQHFSKLPRLRYIGETATGVDNIDVKAATKHNIIVTNVPNYSTDSVAQHVLALLLTHTNQVEAHNQSIQKGEWQTSPYFAYWLHPIIELSGMTLGLMGYGQVAQKVALIASTLGMKIIAHKPTPFNDSLATWVSFTELLQQSDVLSLHCPLNDTTKNIINTNTLKQMKPTSILINTGRGALVDEAALADALKTKQIRAAYLDVLSQEPPGFDNPLIGLDNCVITPHVAWASLAARKRLLNTVCENIIHFLNGQPINVIKAS is encoded by the coding sequence ATGAAAAAAACTAATATTGTCGTTTTAGATTCCAAACCTTTAATTAATGATGGCTTGTCTCTGGCAAAACTTTATGAATTGGGCGATGTTAAACTTTATGATAAAACGCCTGCTGAACTGGTTATTGAACACGCACATGATGCGGACATCGTCATTACAAATAAAGTAAAATTTACTGAACAACATTTTAGTAAACTCCCTCGTTTGCGTTATATCGGGGAAACAGCTACTGGTGTCGATAATATTGATGTCAAAGCTGCAACAAAGCATAATATTATTGTTACCAATGTTCCGAACTATAGTACCGATAGTGTTGCCCAACATGTGCTCGCCCTATTGCTTACCCACACTAATCAGGTAGAAGCTCATAATCAATCGATTCAAAAAGGTGAATGGCAAACTAGTCCCTATTTTGCATATTGGCTACATCCCATTATAGAACTGTCTGGGATGACTTTAGGCTTAATGGGCTATGGTCAAGTAGCACAAAAGGTTGCTCTTATCGCAAGCACGTTGGGAATGAAAATTATTGCTCATAAACCCACCCCGTTTAATGACAGCCTGGCAACTTGGGTAAGTTTTACGGAATTATTGCAACAAAGTGACGTATTAAGTTTGCACTGCCCTCTCAATGACACCACTAAAAATATTATCAACACCAATACACTCAAACAAATGAAGCCCACCAGTATTCTCATCAATACAGGTCGGGGGGCTTTAGTCGATGAAGCAGCTTTAGCAGATGCATTAAAAACTAAACAAATTCGTGCTGCTTATCTGGATGTTCTTAGTCAAGAGCCCCCTGGTTTTGATAATCCTTTAATTGGTTTGGACAACTGTGTGATTACTCCTCATGTTGCTTGGGCATCCCTTGCTGCACGAAAACGCTTGCTAAATACAGTATGTGAAAATATTATTCACTTTCTCAATGGGCAACCCATTAATGTAATAAAAGCTTCATAA